In Zingiber officinale cultivar Zhangliang chromosome 6A, Zo_v1.1, whole genome shotgun sequence, a single genomic region encodes these proteins:
- the LOC121998710 gene encoding uncharacterized protein LOC121998710 isoform X2: protein MVRAQSQKKNAAGSSRSKGGAKKMKDLHDLGISCSMQNANPSSEISSGKGKDREEIIASSSGPKDPSPLRRSTRESLMKKLAASNSNLSKSEHLENPSSSTPLKKGRIERQVKKVDQSPLRKSERIDKSSATSSSGCKNDSKSSDSSGKKKGDAVKNEGEAKSKHINLRIPPTDNKRKQMTARSYRASLISPPAKKVKMSDSAETQHERDSLAADTEAVLEDVGGCCQRKISEQNVELCKGEFKEDAECSSSCSKEDSVKALGIEGGAISMKEPFHDVFQRFLDGNDNESDVCKQNRKDLFLKSREISFPDRSNRADTSRENKSSPVAFTSFQRTDYGPDMVVTPKGNDKLAQEVHTEDVCLSTSSAKRENSEKCAKCVKLTRVQVVHAKDSCTMKRINDVSFAPLEVVDHPSALGAHQNDANPMEEDKAEGTLLSKAKEKLDGAEKSSCHVPPVCTTSVDKNIEKTSESSYCHTLGSSKRHVCSTGEPLAEIQTDCDPDVCVLCRQQKTELLCRGKGCNTRYHLSCLDPPLPNAPPGIWLCISCIKKKIEFGVYSVSVGIDSVWNFKEGEQNSKQYLVKYKGLAHAHNQWISETQMLQEAPSILSKFNRDYQKNMIIRWKQEWTVPHRLLQKRLLMPQELADQFFEKLGNNFTKCYHEWYVEWKGLGYKDATWELESSQFLRTPDALLLMQDYEVRLKGKTAFDSSNADKAYERKPPQRSLHQLLKPELSKLCEILKLPENVADMAQLFLEYIMYNHQVNPEPEVILQAFKISLCWRAASFLKHKIDHEETLALAKKYLNFTCDEDQASNIYSKLRILKKKFSQKDCTSWKKRESGPPSSGADITEEPVSKMSTDSSGLNVSEPEKGACNEDPGHNVLEQLMLPEQEQDPGCATHADLQEHSGSRNDELIRNQTNSINKICSRREADLSVKQNEEILDFNKHKEKMEMSLKKEHEKRIEPFLAMINDSTERENNIRLSSENLAKKIAAFSKHMSVQYEKLKSMQSVARDKEHQIKNHWLEEAKGGKLEAVNLVDCFYNIPLSDSGFMLEEFKVLDQDDSHDSLGIGTYDSDTTGSFQNEQTGNVLSIGNLVTTERPSKNFEVAKASPEVAECLSGQRDTFITQSYSVDEVLGDLPLEVPSSVPFTDIIDVHMDTVALASKLPVMDIVTDAVDGMPINSRIAATEKQAFDKNSERSCSRSCPSQIMDQGEHMNYDDGVCLATLSTENQEPCINEHARTDNSLVFEGQGIGTSQEIPTSNSSDILTFPDELLTNNIAVSDYFDNPLPIGRVPIFVQCEDNIAASVIEQEPSRQMSGSLQNGTPMLEPTMLSSALVSQIVDQSILQNSHMRSQSSIGEDLTNVSRQPETFRYPLFPLIQLMPIQGLQPEPLKNELARIRMQDDRIGKMHEDTKLKLKLECDQEMLKVQKKYDMLLQDAESECVQSKKTLATIYDKVFMNQVLAEEFRAKFVENQGGSSSTSQGQQRSLHHLLQASQPQFVQRAASSTISMSNSLPVTRPSAAIPLPVTRPAAANLPPDAHPSAAIPRPVTRPSATIPCPVTRPTATNLGPSAAIPLPATRPSATIPLPVTHPTVANLPPAIPLPVTRPSVTHPTVANLPAAIPLPVTHPSGTIPLAVTRPTVANLAPSAAIPLPVSHPTVAKLPPATHLSAASPSAAQSNSFATIRLRAPSIPSGQTVRSPSSVFPSNSVRHHFGSMLPPRSNIQIGSETRAPAPHLQRFRANASLTSSSVIQISGTSPFANIGSTTMGQVANTPKLQPCFLPVSRTGEPVISNSVSSCQDVSSTSVGLPLNVQDIGIGASQQSSFQLANLVPTIDRNSSNFPSTTTPGLSQTSAADVDRHRVNSDVVCISDDES from the exons ATGGTACGCGCGCAATCTCAAAAGAAAAATGCCGCCGGCAGCTCCAGGAGCAAGGGAGGCGCCAAAAAAATGAAAGACCTCCACGATTTGGGCATCTCTTGCTCAATGCAAAATGCAAACCCTAGTAGTGAAATTTCCAGTGGCAAAGGGAAGGACAGGGAAGAGATCATTGCTTCTAGCTCTGGACCCAAGGACCCCTCTCCCTTGAGGAGGTCCACCAGGGAATCTCTCATGAAAAAATTAGCCGCATCAAATTCTAACTTGAGTAAATCAGAACACCTGGAAAACCCAAGCTCGTCTACCCCTTTAAAGAAAGGGAGGATTGAAAGACAAGTCAAGAAAGTGGATCAGAGTCCTCTACGAAAGTCAGAGAGGATTGACAAATCATCTGCCACAAGTTCCTCAGGCTGTAAGAATGATAGCAAAAGCTCAGATTCCTCTGGTAAGAAGAAAGGTGATGCAGTGAAGAATGAAGGAGAGGCCAAGTCTAAACATATCAATTTGAGAATTCCTCCAACGgataacaagagaaagcaaatgACTGCTAGGAGCTATAGAGCTTCGTTAATATCACCACCTGCTAAGAAAGTTAAAATGTCAG ATTCTGCTGAAACACAGCATGAGCGTGATTCACTAGCTGCAGATACTGAAGCAGTGCTGGAGGATGTAGGTGGGTGCTGTCAAAGAAAGATCAGTGAGCAAAATGTGGAACTTTGCAAAGGAGAGTTCAAAGAAGACGCAGAGTGTTCTAGTTCATGTTCAAAGGAGGATTCAGTGAAGGCCCTGGGAATTGAAGGAGGTGCAATATCCATGAAAGAACCTTTTCATGATGTATTTCAGAGATTTTTGGATGGGAATGACAATGAATCTGATGTATGTAAACAAAATAGGAAAGACTTGTTCTTGAAGTCAAGAGAAATTTCTTTTCCAGATAGATCCAATCGTGCTGATACTTCAAGAGAAAATAAGAGCAGTCCAGTAGCTTTCACAAGTTTCCAGCGGACTGATTACGGTCCAGACATGGTAGTGACACCAAAAGGAAATGATAAACTAGCTCAGGAAGTTCATACAGAAGATGTTTGTCTTTCAACTTCTTCGGCTAAGAGGGAAAATTCTGAGAAATGCGCCAAGTGTGTTAAACTCACAAG GGTTCAAGTCGTGCATGCTAAGGATTCATGTACCATGAAAAGGATTAATGATGTTTCTTTTGCTCCTCTTGAG GTAGTTGACCATCCATCTGCTCTAGGAGCACATCAAAATGATGCCAATCCTATGGAAGAAGATAAAGCAGAAGGAACTCTATTGTCAAAAGCTAAAGAAAAATTGGACGGAGCAGAAAA GTCAAGTTGTCACGTGCCTCCGGTTTGTACCACCAGTGTTGATAAAAATATAGAGAAG ACAAGTGAGAGTTCCTATTGTCATACTTTGGGTAGCTCAAAGAGACATGTTTGCTCAACCGGTGAGCCGTTGGCTGAAATTCAAACAGATTGCGATCCCGATGTTTGTGTCCTTTGCAGACAACAAAAAACCGAATT GTTATGTCGCGGGAAAGGGTGCAACACACGCTATCATCTTTCTTGTTTGGATCCACCCTTACCGAATGCTCCTCCTGGTATTTGGCTGTGTATATCTTGtataaaaaagaaaatagagTTTGGGGTGTACTCTGTATCTGTAGGGATTGATTCTGTTTGGAATTTTAAAGAAG GAGAGCAGAATAGCAAACAATACCTTGTCAAGTATAAAGGTCTTGCACATGCTCACAATCAATGGATTTCAGAAACCCAGATGCTTCAAGAAGCTCCTTCAATTCTGTCTAAATTCAACAGGGATTACCAAAAAAATATG ATCATTAGATGGAAGCAGGAGTGGACTGTGCCTCATCGGCTATTGCAGAAACGATTGCTGATGCCTCAAGAACTAGCAGATCAATTTTTTGAAAAGCTTGGTAATAACTTTACAAAATGCTACCATGAATGGTATGTGGAATGGAAAGGCCTTGGTTATAAAGACGCAACATGGGAGTTGGAGAGTTCACAGTTTTTACGAACACCTGATGCACTGTTACTCATGCAAGATTATGAGGTTCGTCTCAAAGGAAAAACAGCATTTGATTCTTCCAATGCCGACAAG GCATATGAACGGAAACCTCCCCAGAGGAGCCTTCATCAGTTATTGAAACCAGAGTTATCAAAACTCTGCGAGATATTGAAACTTCCA GAGAATGTTGCAGATATGGCTCAACTTTTTCTTGAGTATATAATGTATAATCATCAAGTGAATCCTGAACCAGAAGTAATCTTGCAAGCCTTCAAGATATCACTG TGTTGGCGGGCTGCTTCCTTCTTGAAGCACAAGATTGACCATGAGGAGACACTTGCACTCGCAAAGAAGTACTTGAACTTCACATGTGATGAAGATCAGGCATCTAATATTTATTCCAAATTAAGAATTCTAAAGAAGAAGTTTTCTCAGAAAGACTGCACTTCATGGAAAAAAAGGGAGTCTGGTCCACCATCTAGTGGTGCTGATATTACCGAAGAACCTGTCTCCAAGATGTCAACAGATTCTTCAGGGCTTAATGTTTCTGAACCTGAGAAAGGTGCCTGTAATGAGGATCCAGGTCATAATGTTCTTGAACAGCTAATGTTGCCAGAGCAGGAGCAAGATCCTGGGTGTGCAACACATGCAGATTTACAGGAGCACTCTGGCTCTCGAAATGATGAGCTTATTAGAAATCAAACTAATTCCATTAACAAAATTTGTTCAAGAAGGGAAGCAGATCTCAGTGTCAAGCAAAATGAAGAAATTTTAGATTTCAACAAGCACAAGGAAAAGATGGAGATGAGTCTTAAAAAGGAGCATGAGAAAAGGATTGAACCTTTTCTAGCTATGATCAATGATTCAACTGAGAGAGAGAACAATATTCGATTATCTTCAGAAAATTTGGCTAAAAAAATTGCTGCATTTAGTAAGCACATGAGTGTGCAATATGAAAAACTGAAAAGTATGCAATCAGTTGCAAGGGATAAGGAGCATCAGATAAAAAATCACTGGTTGGAAGAAGCAAAGGGTGGTAAATTAGAGGCTGTTAACTTAGTGGATTGTTTTTATAATATTCCATTGTCAGATTCTGGATTCATGCTGGAGGAATTCAAAGTACTAGACCAAGATGATTCTCATGATAGTTTGGGAATTGGAACATATGATTCCGACACAACTGGGTCTTTTCAAAATGAACAAACTGGCAATGTGTTATCTATCGGTAACTTAGTAACCACTGAGCGGCcttcaaaaaattttgaagttgCTAAAGCTTCTCCAGAAGTAGCTGAGTGCCTTTCAGGTCAACGTGATACATTTATTACCCAGTCTTACAGTGTGGATGAAGTCCTTGGGGATTTGCCTTTGGAAGTTCCATCTAGTGTTCCATTTACAGATATAATTGATGTGCACATGGATACTGTTGCTCTTGCTTCTAAGTTACCTGTCATGGACATAGTGACTGATGCAGTTGATGGCATGCCTATCAATAGTAGAATAGCAGCAACTGAGAAGCAAGCATTTGACAAAAATTCAGAAAGATCATGCTCGAGATCATGTCCATCACAAATTATGGATCAAGGAGAACATATGAACTATGATGATGGCGTATGCTTGGCAACTTTATCTACGGAGAACCAG GAACCTtgtataaatgagcatgcaaggACTGATAACTCACTTGTTTTTGAGGGCCAAGGCATTGGCACTTCTCAAGAAATTCCCACATCAAATTCATCTGACATTCTCACCTTCCCAGATGAACTGCTCACTAATAACATAGCTGTTTCTGATTATTTTGACAACCCTCTGCCTATTGGTAGGGTGCCTATATTTGTACAGTGTGAAGATAACATAGCTGCATCTGTAATCGAACAAGAGCCTTCTCGACAGATGAGTGGCTCATTGCAAAATGGCACGCCAATGTTGGAGCCAACTATGTTATCTTCTGCACTTGTCTCCCAGATTGTAGACCAGTCAATTTTACAAAATTCGCATATGAGATCGCAAAGTAGTATCGGAGAAGATCTAACAAATGTTTCTAGACAACCAGAAACATTTCGTTATCCCCTCTTTCCTCTTATACAATTGATGCCAATTCAAGGTCTTCAACCAGAACCGCTGAAGAATGAACTAGCAAGAATACGGATGCAAGATGACAGAATTGGCAAGATGCATGAGGATACG AAATTGAAACTCAAACTTGAGTGTGATCAAGAGATGTTGAAGGTACAGAAAAAATATGATATGCTTCTTCAGGATGCGGAATCAGAATGTGTTCAAAGTAAGAAGACTCTAGCAACCATCTACGATAAAGTGTTCATGAATCAAGTTTTAGCAGAGGAGTTTAGGGCCAAATTTGTTGAGAACCAAGGAGGATCTTCTTCGACCTCACAAG GTCAGCAGCGATCATTGCATCATTTACTTCAGGCCTCCCAACCTCAATTTGTACAGAGGGCTGCATCATCAACAATTTCCATGTCTAACTCACTTCCAGTTACTCGTCCATCAGCTGCTATCCCACTTCCAGTCACTCGCCCAGCAGCTGCTAACCTTCCTCCAGATGCACATCCATCAGCTGCTATCCCACGTCCAGTTACTCGCCCATCAGCTACTATCCCATGTCCAGTTACTCGCCCAACAGCTACTAACCTGGGTCCATCAGCTGCTATCCCACTTCCAGCTACTCGGCCATCAGCTACTATCCCACTTCCAGTTACTCACCCGACAGTTGCTAACCTGCCTCCAGCTATCCCACTTCCAGTTACTCGCCCATCAG TTACTCACCCAACAGTTGCTAACCTGCCTGCAGCTATCCCACTTCCAGTTACTCACCCATCAGGTACTATACCACTTGCAGTTACTCGCCCAACAGTTGCTAACCTGGCTCCATCAGCTGCTATCCCACTTCCAGTTAGTCACCCAACAGTTGCTAAGCTGCCTCCTGCTACTCATCTGTCAGCTGCTAGTCCATCAGCTGCACAATCAAACTCATTTGCCACTATAAGACTTCGAGCTCCATCCATCCCTTCTGGTCAGACTGTCCGAAGTCCATCTTCAGTTTTCCCAAGCAATTCGGTTAGGCACCACTTCGGCTCCATGCTTCCCCCCCGATCAAACATTCAAATCGGAAGCGAAACACGTGCACCTGCACCACATCTCCAACGTTTTAGAGCCAATGCGTCACTGACATCTTCGAGTGTCATTCAAATAAGTGGGACTAGTCCTTTTGCCAATATTGGCTCAACCACCATGGGACAGGTTGCAAATACCCCTAAGCTGCAACCATGCTTTCTGCCTGTCAGTCGAACTGGAGAACCTGTCATCTCCAATTCTGTATCTTCTTGTCAAGATGTCTCATCAACTAGTGTTGGACTGCCCCTGAATGTTCAGGACATCGGCATTGGGGCAAGCCAGCAAAGCTCCTTTCAGTTAGCTAATTTAGTTCCTACGATTGACAGAAATTCATCCAATTTCCCATCAACAACCACCCCTGGTTTGTCTCAGACATCTGCTGCTGATGTAGATAGGCACAGAGTTAACTCAGATGTTGTATGTATATCTGATGATGAAAGTTGA